A region of Candidatus Edwardsbacteria bacterium DNA encodes the following proteins:
- a CDS encoding DUF4388 domain-containing protein, with product MGLEGNLQDFDLSDILQLIQMGKKTGSLEVEAGKDAGSIFFNEGAAVHATATDIRGDEAVNRILRWRQGSFAFKADVTTDQHSIKAPLQHLVLEAARQIDEWQDIQKLLPNLDLVLAIEENPAAGTEDIKLEPAEWRVLALVDGTRSISQMIKESHMGDFETCKVLYGLVSSGLLKQVAKPKPVELPPPLKPVQPVAAKPQPKPEPPKPPEPEKKGILGGLFGKKK from the coding sequence ATGGGTTTGGAAGGCAATCTACAGGATTTCGATCTATCCGATATTCTGCAGCTGATCCAGATGGGCAAAAAGACCGGGTCCCTGGAGGTTGAAGCGGGAAAAGACGCCGGAAGCATTTTCTTCAACGAGGGGGCCGCTGTCCATGCCACGGCGACCGATATCAGGGGCGACGAAGCGGTTAACCGAATTCTGCGCTGGCGGCAGGGTTCCTTTGCCTTCAAAGCCGATGTAACCACCGACCAGCACAGCATCAAGGCTCCGTTGCAGCATCTGGTGCTGGAGGCTGCCCGCCAGATCGACGAGTGGCAGGACATCCAGAAACTGCTTCCCAATCTGGACCTGGTTCTGGCTATCGAGGAGAACCCGGCGGCCGGGACCGAGGACATCAAGCTGGAGCCGGCCGAATGGCGGGTGCTGGCGCTGGTGGACGGGACACGCAGCATCAGTCAGATGATCAAAGAGAGCCATATGGGCGACTTCGAAACCTGCAAGGTCCTTTATGGGCTGGTGTCTTCCGGCCTGCTCAAGCAGGTGGCCAAGCCCAAGCCGGTCGAGCTGCCCCCGCCGCTGAAACCGGTCCAGCCGGTGGCTGCCAAACCCCAGCCCAAACCGGAACCGCCCAAGCCACCGGAGCCCGAGAAAAAGGGCATACTGGGCGGCCTTTTCGGCAAGAAAAAATAG
- a CDS encoding DUF2279 domain-containing protein — protein sequence MLCGSAAVLNGQTLEKTGFPDRWLGRDKLAHFAVSLAAVGFANHWLEAESAETPVRARNTAVAFSLSLGMVKELHDGAQKGNRFSIKDLAADILGAAVGTVLFTIN from the coding sequence ATGCTTTGTGGTTCTGCTGCTGTTCTGAACGGCCAAACATTAGAAAAGACCGGGTTTCCCGATAGGTGGCTGGGAAGGGACAAGTTGGCTCATTTTGCCGTAAGCCTGGCGGCTGTGGGTTTTGCCAATCACTGGCTGGAGGCTGAAAGTGCCGAGACTCCGGTTCGGGCCAGAAACACTGCGGTTGCCTTTTCACTTTCACTGGGGATGGTCAAGGAATTACATGATGGAGCCCAAAAGGGAAATCGTTTCAGCATCAAGGATCTGGCCGCTGATATTCTGGGTGCGGCTGTAGGGACTGTTCTGTTTACAATTAATTGA